From one Triticum aestivum cultivar Chinese Spring chromosome 4B, IWGSC CS RefSeq v2.1, whole genome shotgun sequence genomic stretch:
- the LOC123092748 gene encoding berberine bridge enzyme-like Cyn d 4: MRPFSRLSPLLLLLLLVSPSSPQPQELQEEAGGLHESFLRCVSRLSPDTADPSELVHAPADASYPPLLASTIQNLRFASPQTPRPSLLLTPRTVTEVQASVACCKAHGLTVRARSGGHDYEGLSYRALRPSGGRPFAVIDVAALRTVRVDAARRVARAQPGATLGELYYAVAEGSRGALGFPAGTCPTVCVGGHLSGGGFGPMMRKYGLAADNVVDAEVVDAGGRLLDRADMGEDLFWAIRGGGGGSFGIVVSWTVSLVPVPSVVSAFTVRRLLRRGDKDEQAMLRLLTKWQLVAHALPDDLFIKVAMEPKVNDGGKRRPLVVFKSLFLGNCSGMITQMGIHLPELNIKPSGCREMNWIQSMLYFYGYTNGQPAEVFLDRTLQPKEYYKIKLDYLTSPIPATGLSMLFSKIVEEQGGSIDIDPQGGRMSEIPESDTPYAHRRGYLYNFQYFVKWGSDKNVSYEEKHLGWVRGMHELMTPYVSNRPRAAYINFRDLDLGQNMEGNTSYEEAKVWGRKYFRGNFRRLAMVKAEVDPDQVFWSEQSIPPLVVARRKRKGQRHDGLVLEI, encoded by the coding sequence ATGCGGCCATTCAGccgtctctctcctctcctcctcctgctcctcctcgtctCGCCTTCGTCCCCGCAGCCGcaggagctccaagaagaagcgggcggcctcCACGAGAGTTTCCTGCGTTGTGTGTCCCGCCTTTCGCCGGACACTGCCGACCCGTCCGAGCTCGTCCACGCGCCGGCGGACGCCTCCTACCCGCCCCTTCTCGCCTCCACCATCCAGAACCTCCGTTTCGCCTCGCCTCAGACGCCGAGGCCGTCGCTGCTCCTCACGCCCAGGACCGTCACCGAGGTGCAGGCGTCCGTGGCCTGCTGCAAGGCCCACGGCCTCACCGTCCGCGCCCGCAGCGGAGGCCACGACTACGAAGGCCTATCCTACCGCGCGCTCCGTCCCAGCGGAGGCCGCCCGTTCGCCGTCATCGATGTCGCCGCGCTCCGGACAGTGCGGGTCGATGCGGCGCGCCGCGTGGCGCGCGCCCAGCCCGGGGCCACCCTTGGGGAGCTCTACTACGCGGTCGCGGAGGGGAGCCGTGGTGCGCTGGGGTTCCCCGCCGGGACCTGCCCCACGGTCTGCGTCGGCGGGCACCTCAGCGGCGGCGGGTTCGGGCCGATGATGCGAAAATACGGCCTCGCCGCCGATAACGTCGTAGACGCCGAGGTGGTGGACGCAGGAGGGAGGCTCCTGGACCGGGCGGACATGGGGGAGGACCTCTTCTGGGCGAtcaggggcggcggcggaggcagctTCGGCATCGTCGTCTCTTGGACCGTGAGCCTGGTTCCCGTCCCGAGCGTCGTATCCGCCTTCACCGTCCGTCGGCTACTCCGGCGTGGTGACAAGGACGAACAAGCAATGCTCCGTCTACTAACCAAATGGCAGCTCGTGGCACATGCCCTCCCTGACGATCTCTTTATCAAGGTGGCCATGGAGCCCAAGGTCAATGACGGCGGCAAGAGACGGCCACTGGTGGTATTCAAGTCACTGTTTCTTGGCAATTGCAGCGGGATGATTACCCAAATGGGCATCCATTTGCCAGAACTTAATATTAAGCCAAGCGGTTGCAGAGAGATGAATTGGATTCAGTCGATGCTCTACTTCTACGGCTACACCAATGGCCAACCGGCAGAAGTGTTTCTGGACAGAACACTCCAACCCAAAGAGTACTACAAGATCAAGCTAGACTACCTCACATCGCCAATTCCGGCAACCGGTCTAAGCATGTTGTTCTCCAAGATCGTCGAAGAGCAGGGCGGCTCCATCGACATCGACCCCCAGGGCGGCAGGATGAGCGAGATACCAGAATCCGACACGCCGTATGCGCACCGCAGAGGGTACCTCTACAATTTCCAGTACTTTGTCAAGTGGGGAAGTGACAAGAATGTGTCGTATGAGGAGAAGCATTTGGGTTGGGTCAGGGGGATGCATGAGCTCATGACACCCTATGTGAGCAATAGGCCTAGAGCTGCATACATTAACTTCAGGGACCTGGACTTGGGGCAGAATATGGAGGGCAATACAAGCTATGAGGAGGCCAAGGTGTGGGGGAGAAAGTACTTCAGGGGAAACTTCAGGCGGCTGGCAATGGTGAAGGCAGAGGTTGATCCTGACCAGGTGTTCTGGAGTGAGCAGAGCATCCCTCCTCTGGTTGTGGCCAGGAGGAAGAGGAAGGGACAGAGGCATGATGGATTGGTTTTAGAGATTTGA